DNA sequence from the bacterium genome:
GATGCCGGTGCGCGAGGTGATCCACTCGTCGGAGGTGTCGACATAGGCTGACCAGTCTTCATTGGTCATCACGCGGCTCGGCGCGTAGGCGCCGAAGCCCAGAATGCCGATGGGCCTCATGCTGTCGCCACTCTATTCCACAAGGGCTTTGCGAAAAACCCCCGCGCGCGGTCACACCTCCGCGCGGAATCGACCGCGGCTCACACCCAGAGCGGCACGAGCTTGAACTCGTCGACGTCGACCAGGCCTTGATCGGTCAACTTCAGGTGCGGAATCACCTCGAGCGCCGAGAAACTCATGGCCATGAATGGATCGTGCAATTCGGATCCCAGGTCGTGTGCCGCTCCGATCGCCTCGTCGAGTTGGCTTCTCACCTCTCTGATCGGTCGGTCGCTCATCAGTCCGGCGTAGGGCAGAGGCACTTCTGCGAGGATGTTTTGTCCGTTGGCGACGACCATCCCGCCTCCGAGCTCCGCCACTCGCCGGGCCGCGGACCACATCGAGCCGTCGTCCGCGCCGACGACCACGATGTTGTGATGGTCGTGTGCCACCGAAGACGCCAGCGCGCCTTCGCGAAGCCCCATTCCCTTCACAAAGCCCTTGCCAACCGAGCCCGTGGATCGGTGCCTCTCGATGACCGCGATCTTGAGCAGGTCGCGGCCGGGGTCTGAGAGCGCGAAACCTCCGTGAATCGAGAGTTTCTCGGCCAGCGACTCGGTGACCAGTTGGTTCGGGACGATGCCGATTACCCGGGCGGTCTCGCCCTGGGCCCGCACGGCGAACTCCACCCTGTCCCAATTGACGTTCATCGTGCTGCGCAGCGGGTATTCGGGGTCGGAGGAGACCGGCTCGACCATTTCGCCGTTTCGCGCCACGAGTCTTCCGCCTCGATACACCGCCATTGCACGGGGGGCCTGGAGATCATCGAAAATGATGAAGTCCGCGCGCCGGCCGGGGGTGATTGCTCCGCGGTCGTGGAGCCGAAAGTACTCGGCCGTGTTCCAGGTTGCCATTCGGAGCGCGGCGATCGGGTCGATCCCCTCTTCGACCGCCGTGCGCACCATGAAGTCGATGTGACCCTGATCGAGCAGATCGGCGGGCTGGCGGTCGTCGGTGCAGAAGCAGATCCGATGGTGGTTGGCCTCGGTAACCAAGGGCAGCAG
Encoded proteins:
- the ade gene encoding adenine deaminase, producing the protein MRISEIIRYARGEEPADLLFRNARLVNVLSGEILETSVATARSRIVGIGDDYEAKDVVDLGGAYLAPGLIDAHVHIESSLVPPAEYAGAVVPTGTTTVVTDPHEIANVLGLDGIRFMFENAKRGPLSMYVMASSCVPATDMETNGANLRSYDLASFKADPWVLGLAEVMNFPGVVMGDPEVMDKLAGFSEMVIDGHCPGLTGKELAAYVAAGCQSDHECTTVEEAREKLRLGLTIFIREATNAQNLKTLLPLVTEANHHRICFCTDDRQPADLLDQGHIDFMVRTAVEEGIDPIAALRMATWNTAEYFRLHDRGAITPGRRADFIIFDDLQAPRAMAVYRGGRLVARNGEMVEPVSSDPEYPLRSTMNVNWDRVEFAVRAQGETARVIGIVPNQLVTESLAEKLSIHGGFALSDPGRDLLKIAVIERHRSTGSVGKGFVKGMGLREGALASSVAHDHHNIVVVGADDGSMWSAARRVAELGGGMVVANGQNILAEVPLPYAGLMSDRPIREVRSQLDEAIGAAHDLGSELHDPFMAMSFSALEVIPHLKLTDQGLVDVDEFKLVPLWV